Proteins encoded in a region of the Halosimplex halophilum genome:
- a CDS encoding O-methyltransferase, with product MKRLNQKFNKIIERTTYMRDLPTWTDNFADALEGRLPHLIRPPARLVYNWAQLLWFIKLKKSTNGMLLPKQYKLIYNYASGLSDYKSHNMLEVGGAHGSGTIAMASGIKNSGSDGEVFTFERMEGGSRAEYGGKDENLRIFTNNIKEYGVEDYVNLIPRGLTVEEDTPDVIENNAPYAMLLHDADARIYRDFEHFYDLLLPGSIIIVDDYSSMERNNNGKNYESYGYISHFIQQGYVEKIDTVGKLFIGMKPLDAETIEIDYDEITKIQEHMSEFVDPSRFAFQK from the coding sequence ATGAAGAGACTGAACCAAAAATTTAATAAAATTATAGAAAGGACAACCTATATGAGGGATTTACCTACTTGGACTGATAATTTCGCTGATGCTTTAGAAGGCCGTCTTCCTCATTTAATCCGTCCACCTGCTAGGTTGGTGTATAACTGGGCTCAGCTACTCTGGTTTATAAAACTTAAAAAGAGTACAAACGGAATGTTACTACCTAAACAATATAAATTAATATATAATTATGCTAGTGGGCTATCCGATTATAAGAGTCATAACATGTTGGAAGTTGGTGGAGCACATGGGTCAGGGACAATAGCAATGGCGAGTGGAATTAAAAATTCAGGCTCTGACGGGGAGGTATTCACCTTTGAACGCATGGAGGGGGGTTCGAGAGCAGAATATGGTGGGAAAGATGAGAATTTACGTATTTTTACTAATAATATTAAAGAATATGGAGTTGAGGATTATGTAAACCTCATCCCAAGAGGTTTAACGGTTGAAGAAGATACCCCAGATGTAATAGAAAATAATGCTCCCTACGCTATGTTACTTCATGACGCTGACGCCCGAATATATAGAGATTTTGAACATTTTTATGACTTATTGCTTCCTGGCTCAATAATTATTGTGGATGATTATTCAAGTATGGAAAGGAATAACAATGGGAAGAACTATGAGTCATATGGATATATATCTCATTTCATTCAACAGGGATACGTCGAAAAAATAGACACGGTAGGAAAATTATTCATTGGCATGAAACCACTAGATGCCGAAACAATAGAGATTGATTATGATGAGATAACTAAGATCCAAGAGCATATGAGTGAATTTGTCGACCCTAGTCGGTTTGCTTTCCAGAAATAG